In Oncorhynchus tshawytscha isolate Ot180627B linkage group LG06, Otsh_v2.0, whole genome shotgun sequence, the following are encoded in one genomic region:
- the LOC112252620 gene encoding RING finger protein 141, whose protein sequence is MGQQISGQAVMTRLPEKLVKHAGLVRDSGYLNYEEFLARVAELNDVTAKLAAGQQKHLIFEVQTGSDTSALWKVAVRIVCTKINKENGMVEASRIMNLYQFIQLYHDITSQAVEVLSAEGASLLSRTLSSGDSCQASMWMGRVKQLTDEEECCICMDGKSDLILPCAHSFCQKCIDKWSGQSRNCPICRLQVTAANESWVMPDAPTEDDVAGYILNLADEAGHPHIP, encoded by the exons ATGGGCCAGCAGATCTCAGGCCAGGCGGTGATGACCCGTCTACCTGAGAAGCTGGTGAAGCATGCTGGGCTGGTACGCGACAGCGGCTATCTCAACTACGAGGAGTTCCTGGCCAGGGTGGCAGAGCTCAATGACGT GACGGCTAAGCTAGCAGCTGGACAGCAAAAACACCTGATCTTTGAAGTCCAGACTGGCTCGGACACCTCTGCTCTGTGGAAAGTGGCTGTGAGGATAGTTTGTACCAAG ATCAACAAAGAGAATGGGATGGTGGAGGCGTCTCGCATCATGAACCTGTATCAGTTCATCCAGCTGTACCATGACATCACCAGTCAGGCAGTGGAGGTGCTGTCAGCAGAGGGCGCCAGCCTCCTGTCTCGAACCCTCTCGTCAGGGGACTCCTGCCAGGCCAGCATGTGGATGGGCAG GGTGAAGCAGTTAACTGATGAGGAGGAGTGCTGCATCTGCATGGATGGTAAATCTGACCTCATTCTGCCCTGTGCTCACAGCTTCTGTCAAAAGTGCATTGACAAGTG GAGTGGGCAGAGCAGGAATTGTCCGATATGCCGCTTGCAAGTGACCGCTGCCAATGAGTCGTGGGTGATGCCTGATGCCCCTACAGAGGACGACGTAGCTGGCTATATCCTCAACCTGGCTGACGAGGCAGGCCATCCGCACATACCTTAA